Proteins encoded by one window of Halomonas sp. Bachu 37:
- the msrP gene encoding protein-methionine-sulfoxide reductase catalytic subunit MsrP, which yields MPRYRYPTIPESEVTPKALFESRRKFLRGSLSLGAAATLAPGLLLPSKGFAWQEVLENRLDGKLPSHDWAGDEELTSVSDITSYNNFYEFGTGKRDPELYAHRLETDPWSLSLEGELEKTGIYKLEDILKKQKFEERIYRLRCVEAWSMVIPWVGFPLVDLLKQHGLTSRSKYVVFEAVYDPERLRGQRRSIIEWPYREALRIDEAMHPLAFLAVGLYGEPMPNQNGAPIRLVVPWKYGFKSIKSVVSIKVVEDKPVTSWEERNPEEYGFYANVNPNVEHPRWSQARERRIGERGRRETLMFNGYADEVASLYSDMDLRRFY from the coding sequence ATGCCGCGTTATCGCTACCCCACAATTCCCGAGAGCGAAGTCACGCCGAAGGCTCTTTTTGAAAGCCGGCGCAAATTTTTGCGTGGAAGTCTCTCGCTTGGAGCGGCAGCCACACTAGCCCCTGGCCTGTTGCTGCCTTCTAAAGGTTTTGCTTGGCAAGAGGTGCTGGAGAATAGACTCGACGGAAAGCTTCCTAGCCATGACTGGGCGGGGGATGAGGAGTTGACTTCTGTCTCTGATATTACCTCTTATAATAATTTTTATGAGTTCGGTACCGGTAAGCGTGATCCTGAATTATACGCTCACCGGCTGGAGACGGATCCTTGGTCGCTTAGTTTGGAAGGTGAGCTAGAAAAAACCGGAATATATAAGCTCGAAGATATTCTTAAAAAACAGAAGTTTGAAGAAAGAATTTATCGATTGCGCTGTGTCGAGGCATGGTCGATGGTGATTCCATGGGTGGGATTTCCACTGGTGGATTTGCTCAAGCAACATGGACTTACATCTCGTTCTAAGTATGTTGTATTCGAAGCTGTTTACGACCCCGAACGGCTTCGAGGTCAGCGTCGCTCCATAATCGAATGGCCCTATCGAGAAGCGCTACGCATCGATGAAGCTATGCATCCACTGGCTTTTTTGGCGGTGGGTCTATATGGGGAGCCAATGCCTAACCAGAATGGTGCGCCGATTCGACTGGTGGTTCCGTGGAAATATGGCTTTAAAAGCATTAAATCCGTGGTGTCTATCAAAGTGGTGGAAGACAAACCGGTCACTTCATGGGAGGAGCGTAACCCCGAGGAGTATGGTTTCTATGCCAATGTGAACCCGAATGTGGAACATCCCCGTTGGTCCCAGGCTAGAGAGCGGCGGATAGGCGAGCGTGGACGTCGTGAAACGCTGATGTTCAATGGTTATGCCGATGAAGTAGCATCTCTCTATTCTGATATGGATTTACGTCGTTTTTATTAA
- a CDS encoding cytochrome-c peroxidase, which yields MKHHSRPAALRLLPALVAGATMAVSAAAIADDGLGDYRDRFEALPHLPPLPADNSLTEEKIELGNMLFFEPRISASGVISCATCHNPALGWSDRIPRAVGHDGQVGERNTPTVLNSGFLEAQFWDGREPDLEGQALGPIEASVEMAMDLDMALERLQEFDLYQRHFKEAFPDEESPINRDNLAKSLASFQRTLTTPNSPFDRYLRGDLDALNEQEKEGMQAFVDNGCIACHRGPALTDSQFHAIQVPGSTDLGRYVVTEEESDKYRFRTPTLRNVAVTYPYMNNGATETLEEAVAIMGEEMLGRELEEQTIADITAFLHTLTGEMPNFEVPALP from the coding sequence ATGAAACATCATTCTCGTCCTGCAGCATTACGGCTGTTACCCGCGCTGGTAGCGGGAGCTACCATGGCGGTATCTGCTGCCGCCATCGCCGACGACGGCCTAGGGGACTACCGTGATCGCTTTGAGGCTCTACCTCACCTCCCCCCTTTGCCGGCAGACAACAGTCTGACAGAAGAAAAGATCGAGCTGGGGAACATGTTGTTTTTCGAACCCCGCATCTCGGCCAGCGGTGTCATCAGCTGTGCAACATGCCACAACCCCGCGTTAGGTTGGTCCGATCGCATCCCGCGCGCAGTTGGACACGACGGCCAGGTCGGTGAGCGCAACACGCCTACCGTTCTCAACTCAGGTTTCCTTGAAGCTCAATTCTGGGATGGACGCGAACCAGATCTGGAAGGACAGGCGCTGGGCCCAATCGAAGCTAGCGTGGAAATGGCCATGGATCTCGATATGGCCTTGGAGCGCTTGCAAGAGTTCGATCTGTATCAACGTCACTTCAAGGAGGCATTCCCGGACGAAGAGTCGCCCATCAATCGTGACAATCTCGCAAAGTCCCTGGCTTCGTTCCAGCGTACGCTAACCACTCCCAATTCTCCGTTCGATCGTTACCTGCGCGGTGATCTTGACGCGCTGAACGAACAGGAAAAAGAAGGCATGCAAGCGTTCGTGGATAACGGCTGTATCGCCTGCCACCGTGGCCCGGCACTGACTGATAGCCAGTTCCATGCCATCCAGGTACCAGGCTCTACCGATCTTGGACGTTACGTCGTTACTGAAGAAGAGAGTGACAAGTATCGCTTCCGCACACCGACCCTGCGTAACGTGGCAGTAACTTACCCCTACATGAATAACGGCGCGACCGAAACACTGGAAGAGGCCGTCGCCATCATGGGCGAGGAAATGTTAGGCCGTGAACTTGAGGAACAGACTATTGCCGATATCACCGCCTTCCTACATACGCTGACTGGGGAAATGCCGAACTTCGAAGTACCCGCACTTCCGTAA
- a CDS encoding adenosine deaminase, whose amino-acid sequence MQEFLKRLPKAELHLHIEGSLEPELMFVLAERNQISLPYASVAEARAAYDFSDLQSFLDLYYQGMSVLRKEQDFFDLAMDYFRRAHAEGVVHIELHFDPQAHLSRGVSLQQVFDGLNRARQEAKEELGISTAMIMAFLRDRPAEEALEVFESASPYWHHLDAIGLDSAEAGNPPSKFGHVFKRAKELGIPRVAHAGEEGPSDYIVEALDALEVCRIDHGVRCLEDDGLVQRLRREKVVLTVCPLSNVRLKVVGNLQQHPLPKLLQAGLVVTLNSDDPAYFGGGMLTNFIACQEAFGWSEETFAELAKNALVHAFMNEERRATLLSRLEQVLHAP is encoded by the coding sequence ATGCAAGAATTTCTCAAACGCTTGCCCAAGGCCGAGTTGCATTTGCATATCGAAGGCTCCCTGGAGCCGGAGCTCATGTTTGTCTTGGCAGAACGCAACCAGATAAGTCTTCCCTATGCTTCTGTAGCTGAGGCTAGAGCGGCCTACGATTTTTCCGATTTGCAGTCCTTTCTCGACTTGTATTATCAGGGAATGAGCGTATTACGCAAGGAACAGGACTTTTTTGACCTGGCGATGGATTATTTCCGTCGAGCCCACGCGGAAGGCGTGGTCCATATCGAGTTGCACTTCGATCCTCAAGCACACTTGTCGCGTGGCGTATCACTACAACAGGTATTCGACGGCTTGAACCGGGCGCGCCAAGAAGCCAAGGAGGAGCTGGGCATCTCAACCGCCATGATTATGGCGTTTCTGCGGGATCGGCCAGCAGAAGAAGCGCTGGAGGTGTTCGAAAGTGCTTCCCCTTATTGGCATCACCTTGATGCGATAGGCCTAGACAGCGCGGAAGCCGGTAATCCACCAAGTAAATTTGGCCATGTATTCAAGCGTGCAAAGGAATTGGGAATACCTCGTGTCGCCCACGCCGGTGAAGAAGGCCCCTCCGATTATATCGTTGAAGCACTGGATGCTCTCGAAGTTTGCCGTATTGATCACGGGGTTCGCTGTCTGGAAGATGACGGTTTAGTTCAGCGTCTTCGGAGAGAGAAAGTGGTGTTGACTGTCTGTCCACTCTCCAACGTGCGTCTCAAGGTAGTTGGTAACCTTCAGCAGCATCCATTGCCGAAGTTGCTGCAAGCAGGCTTGGTAGTAACACTCAATTCTGACGATCCGGCGTATTTCGGAGGTGGGATGTTGACCAACTTTATTGCTTGTCAGGAAGCATTTGGTTGGTCGGAGGAAACCTTCGCTGAGTTGGCCAAAAACGCCCTTGTTCATGCTTTCATGAATGAGGAGCGTCGTGCCACTCTGCTAAGTAGGCTTGAACAGGTACTACATGCGCCTTGA
- the cydC gene encoding thiol reductant ABC exporter subunit CydC, with protein MAKGESCPAFWHTLQPWWTLIARRRKRLWLGSLLIGVTLVSAIGLLALSGWFITSAALTGLVIAGGGVAFLDVYVPGGGIRFFALSRTVARYIERLYNHDTVLRLLSDLRGHVFSLLARQDRLIMAQRRSSDWLSRLTADIDALDSLYLRLVAPPVVALAGIIGLALFVGFWVPRAGLLLGVILTGAWLWLVIGQARWGMRASRAQGVRLESLRGRLLEQLQGMAELEVYGSLARHRSQVDLIEHEMQYEQRRLGTIAATGNALVAWASGLALIAVLWLAALAWQADAISGPVMVMLVLAVLALNEALSAIPAAFTRFGNTLAAAERLNALARGQDNRRSSRSTFLPESFDVQLEDVSLSYPDALTPAISKFSLELKLGERVALCGASGTGKSSVAALLSRQLLPDEGRILFAGIDINEVDESDFRQKVGYLTQYTELFDATLAENLRIGCSNASDMRLWQVLESVELRDWASALPQGLATPLREAGQDISGGQGRRIALARLLLRDPSLVILDEPFAGLDNETATTVARYLDKWLVGRSVLYLVHEISGNVRLSQVSRCVWMETHEASNR; from the coding sequence TTGGCTAAGGGTGAGTCGTGTCCGGCTTTCTGGCATACCTTGCAACCGTGGTGGACGCTGATTGCGCGTCGACGTAAGCGGTTATGGCTTGGCAGTCTATTGATAGGCGTAACCTTGGTATCCGCTATCGGCTTGCTAGCCCTCTCGGGTTGGTTCATTACCTCGGCGGCCTTGACGGGGCTGGTAATAGCGGGTGGTGGAGTCGCTTTTCTCGATGTTTATGTCCCGGGTGGCGGAATTCGCTTTTTTGCCCTTAGCCGCACCGTCGCCCGGTATATCGAGCGTCTCTACAATCACGATACCGTGTTGCGGTTATTGTCCGATCTGCGTGGCCATGTCTTTTCGCTTCTGGCACGCCAAGATAGGTTGATAATGGCGCAGCGCCGATCGAGTGATTGGTTGAGCCGATTGACCGCGGATATCGACGCCTTGGACAGTTTGTACCTGCGGTTGGTGGCCCCGCCTGTCGTGGCATTGGCGGGTATTATCGGCTTGGCCTTATTCGTCGGTTTCTGGGTGCCGCGGGCTGGGTTGTTGTTGGGTGTTATCCTAACGGGCGCTTGGTTATGGCTGGTTATCGGACAGGCACGGTGGGGTATGCGGGCAAGCCGTGCTCAGGGTGTGCGACTGGAGTCGTTGCGCGGCCGACTGCTTGAGCAGCTCCAAGGGATGGCGGAGTTGGAAGTATACGGCAGTCTCGCTCGTCACCGAAGCCAAGTGGATTTAATTGAGCATGAGATGCAGTACGAACAGCGCCGTTTGGGAACAATTGCAGCCACTGGAAATGCCCTGGTTGCCTGGGCTTCTGGACTGGCGCTTATCGCGGTGCTATGGCTTGCGGCGTTGGCTTGGCAGGCAGATGCAATTTCTGGCCCGGTCATGGTCATGCTGGTCCTGGCAGTGCTGGCGCTCAATGAGGCCTTGAGCGCTATTCCTGCCGCCTTTACTCGCTTTGGCAACACTTTGGCGGCAGCAGAACGTTTGAATGCATTGGCGCGGGGGCAGGACAATAGGCGTTCAAGTCGTAGCACCTTCTTGCCAGAGTCCTTCGATGTACAGCTTGAGGATGTCTCGCTGAGTTATCCCGATGCCTTGACTCCTGCGATCTCGAAATTTTCGCTTGAGCTGAAACTCGGGGAACGGGTAGCACTGTGTGGTGCTTCCGGTACCGGAAAATCGTCGGTCGCGGCACTGTTAAGTCGTCAGCTCTTGCCTGACGAAGGGCGAATTTTGTTTGCGGGAATCGATATCAACGAAGTGGATGAAAGCGACTTTCGTCAGAAGGTCGGCTATCTCACTCAGTACACTGAGTTGTTCGATGCTACATTAGCGGAAAATCTGCGTATCGGTTGCTCTAATGCTAGTGATATGCGGTTGTGGCAAGTACTCGAGTCGGTTGAATTGAGAGATTGGGCAAGTGCGCTTCCCCAAGGCCTTGCCACTCCATTGCGAGAGGCTGGACAAGATATTTCGGGGGGGCAGGGAAGGCGGATAGCCTTGGCGAGATTATTATTACGTGATCCTAGTTTGGTGATACTCGATGAACCTTTTGCCGGCCTGGATAACGAGACCGCAACGACAGTTGCCCGTTATCTGGACAAGTGGCTGGTTGGACGCTCGGTGCTTTATCTCGTGCATGAGATAAGTGGTAATGTACGCTTGTCTCAAGTATCGCGTTGTGTGTGGATGGAAACGCATGAGGCGAGCAATCGATGA
- the cydD gene encoding thiol reductant ABC exporter subunit CydD: MASSENQSSSEPPLDARRWLRMLAACEQRRLLLSTLAGLLVGLFMIIQLGLLAWLVSALLIHESTVEALGWAFAALVLVLGLRSLAQWYQEAQAVTASLGVRRVARAQLLDHLSRQGPVGSGRHSAAIAHQLSEQVEALDGYYQRFLPQLRLAVLVPALVLAIAAWLDWLAALFLLLSAPLIPVFMALVGMGAEKLNRDQFEAVSRLSGHFLDRLRGMSTLQLFDKTTAATHDVERAVDRYRRLSMRTLRVAFLSSAVLEFFASVAIAVVAIYIGFGLLGYIDFGPSAQLTLFSGLYILLLAPEFFQPLRSLAQHYHDRAAALGAAEGLVALLNEPISRPVEQDVAAPECASYLVQLCSVEVSYPRRGRVLSSINLAMGKGETLLITGKSGGGKTTLLRLLAGFVPVAAGRRLIAENVSFAWLGQQPLQLFGSVADNLRIADIDATEAAMWEALAHVSLAELFKNQSDGLNTHVGEQGAGLSGGQAQRLALARVFLSSAPVVLLDEPTASLDEATEKIVIQALAALVQSGRTLIIASHAASMKAFADRLFIMHQGELREVSVG, encoded by the coding sequence ATGGCGAGCTCGGAAAATCAGTCTTCTTCTGAACCGCCTCTGGACGCGCGCCGCTGGCTTAGGATGCTGGCGGCCTGCGAGCAGAGGCGGCTTCTGCTTTCAACCCTGGCTGGCCTTCTGGTAGGTCTGTTCATGATTATCCAGTTGGGATTGCTGGCCTGGCTGGTGAGTGCGCTACTGATACATGAAAGTACTGTCGAGGCGCTAGGCTGGGCGTTCGCTGCATTGGTGCTAGTGCTGGGGTTACGCAGTCTTGCCCAGTGGTACCAGGAAGCCCAGGCCGTGACTGCCAGCCTCGGTGTGCGTCGTGTGGCCCGTGCGCAATTGCTCGATCACCTTTCTCGGCAGGGGCCGGTGGGAAGTGGACGCCACAGTGCAGCTATCGCTCATCAGTTGAGCGAGCAGGTCGAGGCTTTGGATGGATATTACCAGCGGTTTCTGCCTCAGTTGCGGTTAGCGGTGTTGGTTCCGGCCTTGGTTCTGGCTATAGCGGCATGGCTGGACTGGCTGGCGGCCTTGTTTCTGCTGCTTTCAGCCCCTCTGATTCCCGTTTTCATGGCGCTCGTCGGGATGGGCGCCGAGAAACTCAATCGTGATCAATTCGAAGCGGTATCGCGACTCTCCGGTCATTTTCTCGACCGCCTGCGGGGCATGAGTACGCTGCAACTCTTCGACAAGACAACCGCTGCCACCCATGATGTGGAACGTGCCGTGGATCGATATCGCCGCTTGAGCATGCGGACACTACGCGTGGCTTTTCTTTCTTCCGCCGTTCTCGAGTTCTTCGCTTCTGTCGCCATCGCGGTGGTGGCCATCTATATCGGTTTTGGCTTACTCGGTTATATCGATTTTGGTCCCTCTGCTCAGCTGACCTTGTTCAGTGGGTTATACATACTCCTGCTTGCCCCCGAATTCTTTCAGCCTCTTCGCTCGCTGGCCCAGCACTATCACGATCGTGCGGCCGCTCTCGGTGCCGCCGAAGGGCTGGTAGCGCTATTAAACGAGCCCATCTCTCGGCCGGTCGAACAAGACGTCGCAGCGCCTGAGTGCGCGAGTTACTTGGTCCAGCTGTGCTCTGTTGAAGTGAGCTATCCAAGGCGTGGACGTGTTCTGTCGTCAATAAATCTAGCGATGGGCAAGGGAGAAACGCTGCTGATAACCGGCAAAAGCGGGGGCGGAAAGACCACACTGCTGCGGTTGCTGGCAGGGTTCGTTCCTGTAGCAGCGGGGCGGCGCTTGATAGCGGAAAATGTCAGTTTTGCATGGCTGGGGCAGCAGCCGCTACAGCTGTTCGGAAGTGTGGCGGATAATCTGCGGATTGCCGATATCGATGCGACTGAAGCCGCTATGTGGGAAGCCTTGGCACATGTTTCACTTGCTGAACTGTTCAAAAACCAGTCCGACGGACTGAACACACATGTAGGCGAGCAAGGCGCTGGACTGTCGGGAGGTCAGGCGCAACGGCTGGCTCTAGCTCGTGTTTTCCTATCTTCGGCACCTGTCGTATTGCTGGATGAGCCTACCGCGAGCCTGGATGAAGCTACCGAGAAAATTGTAATCCAGGCCTTGGCTGCCCTGGTCCAGTCAGGTCGAACGCTGATCATCGCCTCGCACGCGGCATCGATGAAAGCCTTTGCTGATCGTCTTTTTATTATGCATCAAGGTGAATTACGGGAGGTGAGCGTTGGCTAA
- the cydB gene encoding cytochrome d ubiquinol oxidase subunit II produces the protein MEMFDLSVVWALIIGFGIMMYVLMDGFDLGLGILFPFAPDEDARDVMMNSVAPIWDGNETWLVLGGAGLLGAFPLVYSVFLPALYIGVFLMLAGLVFRGVAFELRFKSRRNRRNRRLWNRAFSWGSAIAAFAQGAVVGTYIQGFETQNGVYTGGAFDWLTPFTVLTGIGIMIGYALLGTTWLILKSEGYIQAWAYKLTMPLMVAVLVIFAIISIWTPMVNPEIWQRWFGNIRLIWILPALTLLCMFVLFWSVRKRREMLPFLATLGIFLFTYLGLVVSRWPIIVPPDYTIWDAASAPGSQLFLLVGVLFVLPFVLGYTFWSYWVFRGKVRVGEGYH, from the coding sequence ATGGAAATGTTTGACCTGTCGGTTGTCTGGGCACTTATCATCGGTTTCGGCATCATGATGTATGTGCTCATGGATGGCTTTGATCTGGGGCTCGGTATTCTCTTCCCCTTCGCTCCCGATGAGGATGCCCGGGATGTGATGATGAATTCCGTCGCTCCGATCTGGGACGGTAACGAAACCTGGTTGGTATTGGGTGGGGCGGGGCTATTGGGTGCATTCCCGCTGGTCTATTCAGTCTTTCTGCCCGCGCTGTATATCGGCGTGTTCCTGATGCTGGCGGGCCTGGTATTCCGTGGAGTGGCCTTCGAGTTGCGTTTCAAGTCCCGACGTAACCGCCGTAATCGCCGCTTGTGGAATAGAGCGTTCAGTTGGGGGTCGGCAATCGCGGCCTTTGCTCAAGGGGCTGTAGTGGGCACCTATATTCAGGGTTTCGAGACCCAGAACGGTGTCTACACGGGTGGTGCCTTCGACTGGCTGACACCTTTCACGGTGCTGACCGGCATCGGGATCATGATCGGTTATGCCTTGTTGGGCACCACCTGGTTGATTCTCAAATCGGAAGGATATATTCAGGCCTGGGCCTACAAACTGACCATGCCGCTGATGGTGGCGGTGCTGGTGATCTTTGCCATCATCAGTATCTGGACACCCATGGTGAACCCGGAGATCTGGCAGCGCTGGTTCGGCAATATTCGCCTGATATGGATATTGCCAGCTCTGACACTGTTGTGCATGTTTGTACTCTTTTGGTCGGTGCGCAAGCGTCGCGAGATGTTGCCGTTCCTTGCCACGTTGGGGATTTTCCTATTCACCTATCTAGGGTTGGTGGTGAGTCGCTGGCCGATAATCGTGCCACCCGACTATACGATATGGGATGCCGCTTCGGCACCTGGCTCACAGCTGTTCTTGCTGGTAGGCGTTCTGTTCGTGTTGCCATTCGTGCTTGGCTATACCTTCTGGTCTTATTGGGTATTCCGCGGCAAGGTTAGAGTGGGTGAAGGTTACCATTAG
- a CDS encoding cytochrome ubiquinol oxidase subunit I, with protein MELDPLLLSRIQFAFVVSFHAIFPVFTIGLASYLALLHGLFYTTRNPAWDRLAALWTKVFAVVFGMGVVSGIVMSFQFGTNWSNYSQATANFIGPLLSYEVITAFFLEAAFLGVLLFGRGKVPQGVHLFAAIMVALGTFISTFWILAANSWMHTPAGFEVVDGVFHITSWAQAIFNPSFPYRLTHMAVASFITGGFVVAGVSAWYLLINRDLQANRKALSMCLWLLLVLTPTQALVGDFHGLNTLEHQPTKLAAMEGNWETMEGAPLLLFALPDRERQENRFELGIPYAASLILTHELEGEVPGIAEAPREEQPPVWIVFWAFRVMVGLGFLMIGVALTGLFLRRGGKVYQSRKFLQTLRLMSITPFIAVLSGWVVTESGRAPWLVYGIMSHAEGVTPSLTGGMALFTLLGYIAVYGVVFYAGTYYLTRVIRYGMQEQEEEKLVDDFETPKRPWSASHTPLDDNLTPEEG; from the coding sequence ATGGAGTTAGATCCCCTTCTGCTGTCGCGAATACAGTTCGCTTTCGTGGTGTCGTTTCATGCCATTTTTCCTGTTTTCACGATCGGTTTGGCTTCCTATCTTGCGCTGCTTCATGGCCTTTTCTATACGACACGTAACCCTGCCTGGGACCGGCTCGCGGCTTTATGGACCAAGGTTTTTGCCGTGGTTTTCGGTATGGGCGTGGTATCGGGAATCGTCATGTCATTTCAGTTCGGGACCAACTGGAGCAATTACTCACAGGCGACTGCGAACTTCATTGGGCCTCTGCTTAGCTACGAAGTGATCACCGCATTTTTCCTGGAAGCGGCGTTTCTCGGGGTGTTGTTGTTTGGCCGTGGCAAGGTGCCACAAGGCGTCCATCTCTTTGCTGCCATCATGGTGGCACTCGGGACCTTTATTTCGACTTTCTGGATTCTGGCGGCCAACAGTTGGATGCATACCCCGGCTGGGTTCGAGGTGGTGGATGGCGTCTTCCATATCACGTCGTGGGCTCAAGCGATTTTCAATCCATCCTTTCCCTATCGACTGACTCATATGGCGGTCGCTTCGTTCATCACGGGGGGCTTTGTGGTGGCTGGCGTCAGCGCCTGGTATCTGCTCATCAATCGCGATTTGCAAGCCAATCGCAAGGCGTTGTCGATGTGCCTGTGGCTATTGCTGGTGCTGACACCGACCCAGGCGCTGGTGGGGGATTTTCATGGTCTTAATACACTCGAGCACCAACCCACGAAATTGGCAGCCATGGAGGGTAACTGGGAGACGATGGAAGGTGCGCCACTGCTGTTGTTTGCCTTGCCGGATCGTGAGCGCCAGGAGAACCGTTTCGAACTCGGCATTCCCTATGCGGCAAGCTTGATTCTGACGCATGAGCTGGAAGGGGAGGTGCCGGGTATTGCTGAGGCCCCTCGGGAAGAGCAACCACCAGTATGGATCGTGTTCTGGGCGTTTCGGGTCATGGTCGGGCTCGGCTTTCTTATGATCGGTGTAGCGTTGACAGGGCTATTTCTGCGCCGAGGCGGGAAGGTCTATCAGTCGCGGAAATTCCTGCAGACGCTGCGCTTGATGTCGATTACGCCGTTTATTGCTGTACTGTCGGGTTGGGTGGTTACCGAGTCGGGCCGAGCGCCCTGGTTGGTATATGGCATCATGTCGCACGCTGAAGGGGTGACACCCTCACTGACCGGGGGCATGGCGCTGTTTACGCTGCTCGGTTATATCGCCGTCTATGGTGTGGTCTTTTATGCAGGCACCTACTACCTGACTCGCGTGATTCGTTACGGGATGCAAGAGCAGGAAGAGGAGAAGCTTGTCGATGATTTCGAAACGCCGAAACGGCCGTGGTCGGCAAGCCACACCCCGCTGGACGACAACCTCACCCCAGAGGAGGGCTGA
- a CDS encoding calcium/sodium antiporter has product MLLPILAVVAGLILLIWSAERFIDGAASTSRWLGLSPLLIGMLVIGFGTSAPEMMVSVLAASQGNPGLAIGNAYGSNVANIGLVLGVVALIAPLAVHSSVIRKEMPVLIAVTLLSAVFLWNGLISRWEAAALLAVLLAFIGYSIYRARGQEADVLIDEVSESLNDKSLSRKAALVWTLVGLVLLVASSRLLVWGAVEIASAFGVSDLVIGLTVVAVGTSLPELASSISALRRKEHDLVLGNVVGSNLFNTLGVVGLAGIITPIELGNEVLTRDWSVMAVMTLLMVLFAFAWRGRTRRINRLEGGVLAMLYVAYTAYLVSVVLTSWS; this is encoded by the coding sequence ATGCTTTTACCCATACTTGCCGTAGTTGCAGGCCTGATTCTATTGATCTGGAGTGCCGAGCGTTTTATCGATGGCGCGGCATCCACTTCCCGCTGGCTGGGGTTGTCTCCTTTATTGATCGGCATGCTGGTGATCGGTTTCGGAACTTCAGCTCCTGAAATGATGGTATCCGTGTTGGCGGCGAGTCAAGGGAATCCGGGATTGGCGATAGGGAATGCTTATGGTTCCAATGTTGCCAATATTGGCTTGGTCCTTGGTGTTGTAGCTCTGATCGCTCCACTGGCGGTGCACTCCAGTGTGATCCGCAAGGAGATGCCGGTTCTGATAGCGGTCACTCTGCTTTCGGCTGTCTTTCTTTGGAATGGGTTGATCAGCCGGTGGGAAGCCGCTGCCTTGCTGGCGGTGCTCTTGGCTTTCATCGGCTACAGTATCTATCGCGCTCGTGGCCAGGAAGCCGATGTGCTCATCGATGAAGTTTCGGAAAGCCTGAATGATAAGTCCTTGTCGCGCAAGGCAGCACTTGTGTGGACACTGGTGGGGCTAGTTCTGCTGGTGGCAAGCTCACGTTTACTCGTCTGGGGGGCGGTGGAGATTGCATCGGCTTTCGGGGTAAGCGATCTGGTGATAGGTTTGACAGTCGTGGCGGTGGGTACTTCATTACCTGAACTTGCCTCTTCGATTAGTGCCCTGCGACGCAAGGAACATGACCTGGTGCTGGGCAATGTCGTAGGCTCCAACCTTTTCAATACGCTTGGTGTCGTCGGGCTGGCTGGTATCATTACGCCGATTGAGCTTGGCAATGAGGTGCTGACGCGTGACTGGAGCGTAATGGCGGTGATGACGTTGCTGATGGTGCTGTTTGCCTTTGCTTGGCGCGGACGGACTCGGCGCATCAATCGGCTCGAAGGCGGCGTGCTGGCGATGTTATATGTAGCTTATACTGCGTATCTGGTCAGTGTGGTGCTCACTTCCTGGAGTTAA